A DNA window from Chitinibacter fontanus contains the following coding sequences:
- a CDS encoding STAS-like domain-containing protein, producing MVTVVVKEIAKQAYTYEDGAAVSDLIASAFEAGDTVNLSFKGIDGIPSSFANGCFVRLFEIYGLEKIKSNLIISDSTKQINLMIKSRLVFESEHRKTT from the coding sequence ATGGTAACCGTCGTGGTTAAAGAAATTGCTAAACAGGCTTATACATATGAAGATGGTGCGGCCGTTAGTGATCTAATTGCGTCTGCATTTGAGGCGGGAGATACTGTAAACCTATCTTTCAAAGGTATTGATGGTATACCCTCATCTTTTGCAAATGGTTGTTTTGTTCGTCTTTTTGAAATTTATGGTTTGGAAAAGATTAAATCTAACTTGATTATTTCTGATTCAACGAAGCAAATAAATTTGATGATTAAATCTAGATTGGTTTTTGAATCTGAACATAGAAAAACTACCTAG
- a CDS encoding ATP-binding protein: MTIVVKIPPRMNVLTIDTLLKQTVNEALVPISKEITYDLTGLEKIEPVGVTVFSNLLEWLLACGVSQKFNIPNRNSGAIKYLDDSLFFERYTGAKIFNNASVRDTTLPLKWINHPQSHLWLENHLITWLAKVLATSKKSLIELRICLLELFNNIRDHSGENAGCIFVQFFPKRKKVVISLSDFGVGIPANVKKIHQGLSDGEAVKLAMQEGFTTNTTVRNRGVGLFLLAQTVVDNNGGELTIRSGDAHVCCNKDGVTDLSDYSGFYKGTLFDITLHTDKFDKTLADDEEFLW; this comes from the coding sequence ATGACGATCGTTGTTAAAATCCCTCCAAGAATGAATGTTCTTACGATTGACACATTGCTGAAGCAAACTGTCAATGAGGCGCTGGTCCCAATTTCTAAAGAAATAACGTACGACCTAACTGGTTTGGAGAAAATTGAACCTGTAGGCGTAACAGTATTTAGTAATTTATTGGAATGGTTGTTGGCTTGTGGCGTTTCTCAGAAATTTAATATACCAAATAGAAATTCTGGTGCAATTAAATATCTAGATGATTCTCTTTTTTTTGAGAGATACACTGGAGCAAAAATTTTTAATAATGCCTCTGTTCGTGATACTACGTTGCCATTGAAATGGATTAATCACCCGCAAAGTCATTTGTGGTTGGAAAATCATCTGATTACATGGCTAGCTAAGGTTTTAGCTACATCGAAAAAATCTTTAATTGAATTGCGTATTTGCCTGTTAGAACTTTTTAACAATATCCGAGATCACTCAGGAGAGAATGCTGGCTGCATTTTTGTTCAGTTTTTCCCTAAGCGGAAAAAGGTGGTTATTTCATTATCTGACTTTGGAGTTGGAATACCTGCCAATGTTAAAAAAATACATCAGGGCCTGTCTGATGGTGAGGCTGTCAAGCTTGCAATGCAAGAGGGTTTTACTACAAATACCACGGTAAGGAATCGTGGAGTAGGACTGTTCTTGCTTGCCCAAACGGTAGTGGATAATAATGGTGGTGAACTTACCATCAGATCTGGGGATGCACATGTTTGCTGCAACAAGGATGGTGTAACTGACTTGAGTGATTATTCAGGGTTCTATAAAGGCACCCTTTTTGATATAACCTTACATACAGACAAGTTTGATAAGACCTTAGCAGATGACGAGGAGTTTTTATGGTAA
- a CDS encoding ribonucleotide-diphosphate reductase subunit beta has translation MLSFDEDVIARPAPATPHAAPAPHSAPANAIPPRITADDKRVINGTTDVNQLVPFKHKWAWEKYLAQCANHWMPQEVNMQRDIEQWKTGQLSADEMRIVKRNLGFFVTADSLAANNIVLGTYRQITSPECRQFLLRQAFDEAIHTHAYQYIVESLGLDEGEVFNAYNEIKSIRDKDQFLMPFIDVLTDPAFKTGTLANDQALLRSIIVFACIMEGLFFYVGFVQILALGRQNKMTGAAEQYQYILRDESMHCNFGIDLINSIKMENPQLWTEPFKAEITELFRKAVELEYAYAEDTMPRGVLGLNAAQFKEYLRFIANRRMQQIGLNELFPGVTNPFPWMSEMIDLKKEKNFFETRVTEYQTGGALSWD, from the coding sequence ATGCTCAGTTTTGACGAAGACGTAATCGCCCGCCCAGCGCCAGCCACACCGCACGCCGCGCCAGCACCGCACAGCGCCCCGGCCAATGCCATCCCGCCACGCATTACTGCCGATGACAAACGCGTGATCAACGGCACCACCGACGTGAACCAGCTCGTGCCGTTCAAGCATAAATGGGCATGGGAAAAATACCTCGCCCAGTGTGCAAACCACTGGATGCCGCAAGAAGTGAATATGCAGCGCGACATCGAGCAATGGAAAACCGGCCAGCTCTCAGCCGACGAAATGCGCATCGTGAAACGCAATCTGGGCTTCTTCGTGACTGCCGACTCGCTCGCCGCCAACAACATCGTGCTGGGCACCTACCGCCAGATCACCTCGCCAGAATGCCGCCAGTTCCTGCTGCGCCAAGCCTTCGACGAAGCGATCCACACCCACGCCTATCAATACATCGTTGAATCATTGGGTCTGGACGAAGGCGAAGTCTTCAACGCCTACAACGAAATCAAATCGATCCGCGACAAAGATCAATTCCTGATGCCGTTCATCGACGTACTGACCGACCCGGCGTTCAAAACCGGCACGCTAGCGAACGACCAGGCTCTGCTGCGCTCGATCATCGTGTTTGCCTGCATTATGGAAGGCCTGTTCTTCTACGTTGGCTTCGTGCAAATCTTGGCGCTGGGCCGTCAAAACAAAATGACTGGCGCGGCTGAGCAGTATCAATACATCCTGCGCGACGAATCAATGCACTGCAATTTCGGTATCGACTTGATCAACTCGATCAAAATGGAAAACCCACAATTGTGGACCGAACCATTCAAAGCCGAAATCACCGAATTGTTCCGCAAAGCCGTCGAGCTCGAATACGCCTACGCCGAAGACACCATGCCACGCGGTGTGTTGGGCCTGAATGCGGCGCAGTTTAAAGAGTATCTGCGTTTTATTGCCAATCGCCGTATGCAGCAGATTGGTTTGAATGAGTTGTTCCCAGGCGTAACAAATCCATTCCCATGGATGAGTGAAATGATTGACTTGAAGAAAGAGAAGAATTTCTTTGAGACTCGGGTGACGGAGTATCAGACGGGTGGGGCGTTGAGCTGGGATTAA
- a CDS encoding adenosine deaminase, giving the protein MTQHPLDLLITRLPKTELHLHIEGSLEPEMMFALAQRNGVALPYADVAAVRAAYQFDSLQSFLDLYYAGASVLITEQDFYDLTWAYLERAKADNIVHTEIFYDPQTHTARGIDFAVPLTGIRRALSDGEAKLGISFKLIMCFLRHLSEEDGFATLELAMPYLAQIDGVGLDSSELGHPPSKFERLFARCAELGLPAVAHAGEEGPASYIWEALDLLKSRRIDHGVRCTEDATLVARLAAEQIPLTVCPLSNLKLCVVNDLAQHNLRELLAAGLCAMVNSDDPAYFGGYLNTNLLACRAALDLSQAEIVQLIRNSFAASWLSAEQKAHWQAQISQQIAG; this is encoded by the coding sequence GTGACCCAACACCCGCTCGATTTACTGATCACCCGCTTGCCGAAAACCGAGCTGCACCTGCATATCGAGGGCTCGCTGGAGCCAGAGATGATGTTTGCCTTGGCACAGCGCAATGGCGTGGCTTTGCCGTATGCCGATGTGGCGGCGGTGCGCGCGGCGTATCAGTTTGACAGCCTGCAATCCTTCCTCGATTTGTACTACGCCGGTGCATCGGTGCTGATCACCGAGCAAGATTTTTATGACCTGACTTGGGCCTACCTTGAGCGTGCCAAGGCCGACAATATCGTTCACACTGAAATTTTTTACGATCCGCAAACGCACACTGCACGCGGCATTGATTTTGCGGTGCCGCTGACTGGCATTCGCCGCGCTTTGTCTGACGGCGAAGCCAAGCTAGGCATTTCGTTCAAGTTGATCATGTGCTTCCTGCGCCATTTAAGCGAAGAAGACGGCTTTGCTACGCTAGAGCTGGCGATGCCGTATCTGGCGCAAATTGATGGTGTGGGTCTGGATTCCAGTGAGCTTGGCCACCCGCCAAGCAAGTTTGAACGCCTGTTTGCCCGTTGCGCCGAGCTAGGCTTGCCCGCAGTAGCACACGCTGGCGAAGAAGGCCCAGCCAGCTATATCTGGGAAGCGCTTGATCTGCTCAAATCACGCCGCATTGATCACGGCGTACGTTGCACGGAAGATGCGACGCTGGTGGCACGCCTCGCCGCCGAGCAGATTCCGCTCACCGTTTGCCCGCTGTCGAATTTGAAGCTGTGCGTCGTTAACGATCTGGCGCAGCACAATCTGCGCGAGCTGTTGGCCGCAGGTCTGTGTGCGATGGTCAATTCGGATGATCCGGCGTACTTTGGTGGGTATCTCAATACCAATCTGCTGGCCTGTCGTGCCGCACTGGATTTATCGCAAGCGGAAATTGTCCAACTAATCCGTAACAGTTTTGCTGCCAGCTGGTTGAGTGCCGAGCAAAAAGCCCACTGGCAAGCACAAATCAGCCAGCAGATCGCCGGCTAA
- a CDS encoding DUF6680 family protein yields MTEMTVSDWIMIAAVLLGPIIAVRLTRYLDDQKERRSGKANIFKTLMATRARNVSWAHVEALNRIDLEFSKRNNKEREVLDAWKMYLDFLSNSQLKDEAWATKRVELLIELLHKMARVLKYDFDKTHIKNSCYFPEVHGEIEKEQFALRKNMLEVLNGVRPLPISITNVGQN; encoded by the coding sequence ATGACAGAAATGACAGTCTCAGATTGGATTATGATTGCTGCAGTATTGCTTGGACCTATTATTGCAGTTCGACTAACACGCTATCTCGATGATCAAAAGGAACGTAGATCAGGCAAGGCCAATATATTCAAAACCCTAATGGCGACTAGGGCACGAAATGTTTCTTGGGCGCATGTAGAGGCGTTAAATAGAATTGATCTTGAATTTAGTAAAAGAAATAACAAAGAGAGAGAGGTCTTGGATGCATGGAAAATGTATCTAGATTTTCTTTCAAATTCTCAGTTAAAAGACGAAGCTTGGGCAACTAAACGGGTTGAGCTTTTAATTGAGTTATTGCACAAGATGGCAAGAGTTCTTAAGTATGATTTCGATAAGACACATATTAAAAATTCTTGTTACTTTCCAGAAGTTCACGGAGAAATTGAAAAAGAGCAATTCGCCTTGCGAAAAAACATGCTTGAAGTTCTAAATGGCGTCCGCCCATTGCCTATTTCAATTACAAACGTTGGGCAAAATTAA
- a CDS encoding ribonucleoside-diphosphate reductase subunit alpha, whose product MYATLDSTPTSRSDSAEIQSPSHDAAHYANYKIIRRNGAVVAFEPSKISVAVTKAFIAVQGSHAASSAAVREQVSRLTDSVVTALMRRKPEGGAIHIEDIQDQVELALMRSGEHDVARAYVLYRSERQRERDAARHEAEPAEQHTINVVFEDGSKRALDLSKLKALIASACSGLEQYTDQTLILNETLKNLYDGVPAEELRKSAILAARTYLETDPAYGLVTARLLLNSIRREVLGEETSHEEMAETYASYFPRYVKKGIEAELLDEKLGQFDLAKLAAALDHNRDYQFGYLGLQTLYDRYFLHINERRIELPQVFFMRVAMGLALNETNREERAIEFYNVLSSFDFMSSTPTLFNSGTRHSQMSSCYLTTVPDDLDGIFEALKENALLSKFAGGLGNDWTSVRAMGSHIKGTNGKSQGVVPFLKVVNDTAVAVNQGGKRKGAVCAYLETWHADIEEFLELRKNTGDDRRRTHDMNSANWIPDLFMKRVMEGGEWTLFSPSEVPDLHDKVGKAFEIAYTNYEAKAARGEMRVAKTIPALSLWRKMLTMLFETGHPWITFKDPCNIRSPQQHVGVVHSSNLCTEITLNTNDEEIAVCNLGSINLYNHLKNGELDAEKLSRTVKVAMRMLDNVIDINFYPVRKARTSNLKHRPVGLGIMGFQDCLHALRIPYASDAAVEFADVSMETVAYHAYWASTELAQERGIYASYKGSLWDRGILPQDSLRLLEEERGGYLDVDRSSRLDWTMLRDRIAAYGMRNSNCLAIAPTATISNIVGVDACIEPTYQNLFVKSNLSGEFTVINEHLVRDLKARGLWDEVMVSDLKYFDGSVAQIDRIPQDLRDLYATAFEMDPKWLVEAASRRQKWIDQAQSLNIYMAGASGKKLDELYKHAWLRGLKTTYYLRTLAATSAEKSTGRGGELNAVPVDGGYAASQAQAAIAAAAAVVDNTPATDAKFCSIDNPDCEACQ is encoded by the coding sequence ATGTACGCCACGCTCGATAGTACCCCAACTAGCCGCTCGGACAGCGCTGAAATCCAGTCGCCATCTCACGATGCTGCCCACTATGCCAATTACAAGATTATTCGTCGTAATGGCGCAGTGGTGGCGTTTGAGCCAAGCAAGATCTCGGTAGCCGTGACTAAAGCCTTTATCGCAGTACAAGGCAGCCATGCAGCATCTAGCGCAGCGGTGCGCGAGCAAGTGTCGCGTTTGACCGATTCAGTCGTTACAGCACTGATGCGTCGCAAGCCAGAAGGCGGCGCGATTCATATTGAAGATATTCAAGATCAGGTTGAGTTGGCGCTGATGCGCTCGGGTGAGCACGATGTAGCACGTGCCTACGTGCTGTATCGTAGCGAGCGTCAGCGCGAGCGCGATGCGGCGCGCCATGAGGCTGAGCCAGCCGAACAGCACACGATCAATGTGGTGTTTGAAGATGGTAGCAAACGAGCGCTCGACCTGAGCAAACTCAAAGCACTGATCGCCTCGGCTTGCTCGGGTCTTGAGCAATACACCGATCAAACCTTGATCCTGAATGAAACACTGAAAAACCTTTACGACGGCGTGCCAGCAGAAGAATTGCGCAAATCGGCTATTCTGGCCGCACGCACTTATCTGGAAACCGACCCAGCTTATGGCTTGGTGACGGCACGTTTGCTGCTCAACAGCATTCGCCGCGAAGTATTGGGCGAAGAAACGAGCCATGAAGAAATGGCGGAAACCTACGCTAGCTACTTCCCGCGTTATGTGAAAAAAGGCATCGAAGCCGAGCTGCTGGACGAAAAACTAGGCCAATTTGATCTGGCTAAGTTGGCCGCCGCATTAGATCACAACCGTGACTACCAATTTGGCTATTTGGGTTTGCAAACCCTGTACGACCGTTACTTCCTGCACATTAACGAGCGTCGCATCGAGTTGCCACAGGTGTTCTTTATGCGCGTGGCCATGGGTCTGGCGCTGAACGAAACCAATCGTGAAGAGCGTGCGATTGAGTTTTACAATGTGTTGTCGAGCTTTGACTTCATGTCATCAACGCCAACGCTGTTTAACTCAGGCACCCGCCATAGCCAGATGTCGAGCTGCTACTTGACTACTGTGCCAGATGATCTCGATGGCATTTTCGAAGCGCTGAAAGAAAATGCGTTATTGAGCAAATTTGCGGGTGGTCTGGGTAATGACTGGACTTCCGTGCGTGCGATGGGTAGCCACATCAAGGGTACCAACGGCAAATCACAAGGTGTTGTACCGTTCCTGAAAGTGGTGAACGACACCGCGGTGGCCGTGAACCAAGGTGGTAAACGCAAAGGTGCGGTATGTGCTTACCTCGAAACTTGGCACGCCGACATCGAAGAATTCCTCGAATTGCGTAAAAACACCGGTGACGACCGTCGACGTACGCACGACATGAATTCAGCGAACTGGATTCCTGACTTATTCATGAAGCGGGTGATGGAAGGCGGCGAGTGGACTTTGTTCAGCCCATCTGAAGTGCCGGATTTGCACGACAAAGTGGGTAAAGCGTTCGAAATCGCCTACACCAACTACGAAGCCAAAGCCGCACGTGGCGAAATGCGCGTGGCCAAAACCATCCCAGCTTTGAGCCTGTGGCGCAAAATGCTGACGATGTTGTTCGAAACTGGCCACCCATGGATTACGTTTAAAGACCCATGCAATATTCGTAGCCCGCAACAGCACGTTGGCGTGGTTCACTCATCAAACTTGTGCACTGAGATTACCCTGAATACCAACGACGAAGAAATCGCCGTATGTAATCTGGGCTCGATCAATCTGTACAACCACCTGAAAAATGGCGAGTTGGACGCAGAAAAACTATCGCGCACGGTCAAAGTGGCGATGCGTATGCTCGACAACGTGATCGACATTAACTTCTACCCAGTGCGCAAAGCGCGCACATCCAACTTGAAGCACCGTCCAGTGGGCTTGGGCATTATGGGCTTCCAAGATTGCTTGCACGCGCTGCGTATTCCATACGCATCTGACGCAGCAGTTGAGTTCGCCGATGTATCGATGGAAACCGTGGCTTACCACGCGTACTGGGCTTCAACCGAATTGGCACAAGAGCGCGGCATTTACGCTAGCTACAAAGGCAGCCTGTGGGATCGTGGCATCTTGCCGCAAGACTCACTGCGCTTACTGGAAGAAGAGCGTGGCGGCTACCTCGATGTGGATCGCAGCTCACGTCTGGATTGGACCATGTTGCGTGACCGCATCGCCGCCTACGGCATGCGTAACTCGAACTGCTTGGCGATTGCGCCAACCGCCACGATTTCCAACATCGTTGGCGTGGACGCGTGTATCGAGCCGACTTACCAAAACTTGTTTGTGAAATCGAACTTGTCTGGTGAATTCACCGTGATCAACGAGCACTTGGTGCGCGATCTGAAAGCGCGCGGCCTGTGGGACGAAGTGATGGTGTCGGACTTGAAATACTTCGACGGCTCAGTAGCGCAAATCGATCGTATTCCGCAAGACCTGCGTGATCTGTATGCGACTGCATTTGAGATGGATCCGAAATGGTTGGTGGAAGCAGCAAGCCGTCGCCAGAAATGGATCGACCAAGCGCAATCGCTCAATATCTACATGGCCGGTGCGTCAGGTAAAAAACTGGACGAGCTGTACAAACACGCATGGTTGCGCGGCCTGAAAACCACTTACTACCTGCGCACACTGGCAGCTACGTCGGCGGAGAAATCAACCGGTCGTGGTGGCGAGTTGAACGCCGTACCGGTGGATGGTGGCTATGCGGCATCGCAAGCGCAAGCGGCGATTGCGGCAGCGGCAGCGGTAGTGGATAACACGCCAGCGACTGATGCGAAGTTCTGCTCGATTGATAATCCAGATTGCGAGGCGTGCCAGTAA
- a CDS encoding FKBP-type peptidyl-prolyl cis-trans isomerase — MQIAKNSVVTLTYEMYDAEGNQIDKTEEPIAYLHGGYDNILPLVEEALHGKAVGDSIEVTMSPDDAFGEFEPELVRDEDKEGFPADVAVGMMFEADDPETGEVILFRVTEVEGNRVTVDGNHPFAGMTIRFAATVTGVREANAEELAHGHVHGEHGHHH, encoded by the coding sequence ATGCAAATCGCCAAAAATTCCGTTGTTACACTGACTTATGAGATGTACGACGCTGAAGGCAATCAAATCGACAAAACCGAAGAACCGATTGCTTACCTGCACGGCGGTTACGACAATATCCTGCCGCTGGTAGAAGAAGCGTTGCACGGTAAAGCCGTGGGCGACAGCATTGAAGTAACGATGTCTCCAGATGACGCATTTGGCGAATTCGAGCCAGAATTGGTACGTGATGAAGACAAAGAAGGTTTCCCAGCTGATGTAGCCGTTGGCATGATGTTTGAAGCTGATGATCCTGAAACTGGCGAAGTGATTTTGTTCCGTGTGACTGAAGTTGAAGGCAACCGTGTGACTGTAGATGGCAATCATCCTTTCGCAGGTATGACGATCCGTTTCGCTGCGACTGTAACTGGCGTGCGCGAAGCAAATGCTGAAGAACTGGCGCATGGCCACGTGCACGGTGAACACGGTCACCACCACTAA
- a CDS encoding peroxiredoxin, with amino-acid sequence MLQSDNNRIIAPTGDTMLNVGDLAPDFSLPDAAMEMVQLSQFQGKKNVVLYFFNKDHTPGGIVEAVEFSDLADAFSQCETVILGVSLDDCLAHDSFIDEQGLSFDLLSDTDVIVSRLYHTVHEWEAQGVVRCGIERSTFVIDKSGVIRHALYHVAPKGHAAEILKLVKQLG; translated from the coding sequence ATGCTGCAATCCGATAATAATCGTATTATTGCACCGACTGGAGACACCATGCTCAATGTAGGCGATTTAGCCCCAGATTTTTCTTTACCCGATGCCGCGATGGAGATGGTTCAACTGAGTCAGTTTCAGGGTAAAAAAAACGTAGTGCTGTATTTCTTTAATAAAGATCATACGCCCGGCGGTATTGTCGAAGCGGTTGAGTTTTCTGATTTGGCTGACGCATTTTCGCAATGCGAAACCGTTATTCTGGGGGTGAGCCTGGATGATTGCCTAGCCCACGATAGCTTTATTGATGAGCAGGGGCTGTCATTTGATCTTTTGTCGGATACTGATGTGATTGTCAGCCGCCTCTATCATACTGTGCACGAATGGGAAGCGCAGGGCGTGGTAAGATGCGGGATAGAACGCTCAACGTTTGTGATTGATAAATCCGGGGTGATTCGGCATGCTTTGTATCATGTCGCACCCAAAGGCCACGCGGCCGAAATTTTGAAACTTGTAAAACAGCTAGGATAA
- a CDS encoding cupin domain-containing protein, with the protein MPKTPFDVALLGNLTPEQFLAEYWQKKPLLIRQAWTQFPELIDFARLAQFAQRDDVESRLIEFSHGRWKLENGPFSQHRLNRLPATDWTILVQNVNHLVPHIADFLYQFNFLPYTRLDDVMISYAPPAGQWGRIMTRMTYFCCKLVAKSAGRFRVMMPRALLKTPLFAS; encoded by the coding sequence ATGCCTAAAACACCTTTCGATGTAGCACTGTTGGGAAATTTAACCCCCGAACAATTTCTGGCCGAATACTGGCAAAAAAAACCCCTGCTCATTCGTCAGGCATGGACTCAGTTTCCAGAGCTGATCGATTTTGCTCGGTTGGCTCAATTTGCCCAGCGCGATGACGTTGAATCCAGGCTAATTGAATTTAGCCATGGCCGTTGGAAGCTAGAAAACGGTCCGTTTAGCCAGCATCGCCTCAATCGTTTGCCAGCCACGGATTGGACTATCTTGGTACAGAATGTGAACCACTTAGTGCCTCACATTGCCGATTTTTTATATCAATTTAACTTCCTGCCTTATACCCGGCTGGACGACGTGATGATCTCCTACGCCCCCCCGGCGGGACAGTGGGGCCGCATTATGACTCGTATGACGTATTTTTGCTGCAAGTTGGTGGCCAAAAGCGCTGGCAGATTTCGAGTGATGATGCCTCGGGCTTTATTGAAGACGCCCCTATTCGCGTCTTGA
- a CDS encoding JmjC domain-containing protein, protein MLQVGGQKRWQISSDDASGFIEDAPIRVLKDFNPEQEWVLEHGDMLYLPPKYAHYGVALEPGMTYSVGFRAPKTQEMATKFLEFLQDEICLEGMYSDPDAKATDTPAKIDEAFVAQISQMLQQVKWDERLVQQFIGRYFSEPKPHVFFDRTEAPLDFDDFAAAVAARGVSLDLKSQMLYSTEQIYINGEELEYDDASDEDLAQLHTLADTRTLPADEYSDELLDLLYSYHEYGYLHPTAE, encoded by the coding sequence TTGCTGCAAGTTGGTGGCCAAAAGCGCTGGCAGATTTCGAGTGATGATGCCTCGGGCTTTATTGAAGACGCCCCTATTCGCGTCTTGAAAGACTTTAATCCTGAGCAAGAGTGGGTTTTAGAGCACGGCGACATGCTGTATTTGCCGCCAAAATACGCGCATTACGGCGTGGCGCTTGAGCCAGGAATGACGTATTCGGTAGGCTTTCGGGCACCGAAAACCCAGGAAATGGCGACCAAGTTTCTAGAATTCTTGCAAGATGAAATTTGCCTTGAAGGCATGTATAGCGATCCAGACGCCAAAGCCACTGACACACCGGCCAAGATCGATGAGGCTTTTGTTGCGCAAATTAGCCAGATGCTGCAACAGGTTAAATGGGATGAGCGCTTAGTGCAGCAATTTATTGGCCGCTATTTTTCCGAGCCCAAACCGCATGTCTTTTTTGATCGCACTGAAGCACCGCTGGATTTTGACGACTTTGCAGCAGCAGTTGCCGCGCGAGGTGTGTCGCTCGACCTAAAAAGCCAGATGCTCTACAGCACCGAGCAAATTTATATCAATGGTGAAGAGCTCGAATACGACGACGCCAGCGATGAAGACCTCGCCCAGCTGCACACCCTAGCCGATACCCGTACGCTGCCAGCAGACGAGTATTCAGATGAGTTACTCGATTTACTTTATAGCTACCATGAATATGGCTACCTCCACCCCACCGCCGAATAA
- a CDS encoding DUF7931 domain-containing protein encodes MATSTPPPNNAAMKFDTRTGYQTAFNEIITQARHTLILCENDLAESDLGSLRNYQRLWDFFSQAAPGRLQVLVAKTEFLAQQCPRFLQLKDRFAHLIELRQIPVHLSHWQKGWGIADGHSYLVRHHYDWYRGELANDAKNIALLKQQFATLWEQSTATSALQRLDL; translated from the coding sequence ATGGCTACCTCCACCCCACCGCCGAATAACGCAGCAATGAAGTTTGATACCCGAACTGGGTATCAGACTGCGTTCAACGAAATAATTACGCAAGCGCGACATACATTAATATTGTGCGAGAACGATTTGGCCGAAAGCGACTTAGGTAGCTTGCGCAACTATCAACGCCTTTGGGATTTTTTCTCGCAAGCTGCACCTGGTCGCCTGCAAGTGCTCGTGGCTAAGACTGAATTTCTCGCCCAGCAGTGCCCCCGCTTTTTGCAATTAAAAGATCGGTTTGCACATTTAATTGAGCTGCGCCAAATTCCAGTGCATTTAAGTCACTGGCAAAAAGGCTGGGGCATCGCGGACGGGCATAGCTATTTAGTCCGTCATCATTACGACTGGTATCGTGGTGAATTAGCGAATGACGCTAAAAACATCGCATTGCTCAAACAGCAATTTGCCACACTTTGGGAACAATCCACCGCGACGAGTGCACTGCAACGCCTTGATTTATAA